From the Dehalococcoidia bacterium genome, one window contains:
- a CDS encoding glycosyltransferase, producing the protein MTRPPLRICVLGDLESVHTRRWMLPFVERGHEVHAVSYYPLSSPIEGVTVHALTGLGAATPTGDAKRTGSSLAGRLPPTPLRLLNALRYRRRGLADAIRRIQPHVLHAHYAVEYGFFAATTGYHPLVVTAWGSDILVAAERSRYARRVARYALRRADLVTSNNEYMTGRIRDLGVPAGKAQTVVFGTERFFLEADDGVNARSVASGYPPTVISTRSLDSPLYRVDLVLKAMAVVRRRLPDARLLVAGSGRLQPTLERLAGQLEISDAVTFLGFLDRAAFRDALASAHVYVSVPASDATSVSTLSAMAVGCFPVLSDLPTQHEWIEDGANGLLVPVGNVDALAEGIVRALEDEELRRQAVALNRRRIEERGLWENESLRMEELYYDLADVR; encoded by the coding sequence TTGACGCGCCCGCCCCTTCGTATCTGCGTCCTCGGCGACCTCGAAAGCGTCCACACGCGCCGCTGGATGCTGCCGTTCGTCGAGCGGGGCCACGAGGTGCACGCCGTCTCTTACTACCCGCTTTCATCGCCCATCGAAGGCGTTACCGTCCACGCGCTGACCGGTCTGGGCGCCGCGACCCCGACCGGCGACGCGAAGCGTACCGGCAGCAGCCTGGCCGGCCGGCTCCCGCCAACGCCGCTGCGCCTGCTAAACGCCCTCCGCTACCGGCGACGCGGCCTCGCCGACGCCATCCGCCGCATACAGCCGCACGTCCTCCACGCCCACTACGCTGTCGAGTACGGCTTCTTCGCCGCCACGACCGGCTATCACCCCCTGGTGGTCACCGCGTGGGGCTCGGACATCCTTGTCGCCGCCGAGAGATCGCGGTACGCCCGGCGGGTCGCCCGCTATGCCCTGCGCCGCGCCGATCTCGTTACCTCGAACAACGAGTACATGACGGGCCGCATACGCGACCTGGGCGTGCCCGCGGGGAAGGCGCAGACGGTGGTCTTCGGGACGGAGCGCTTCTTCCTGGAAGCGGACGACGGCGTCAACGCCCGCTCCGTTGCCTCCGGCTACCCGCCGACGGTCATCAGCACTCGCTCCCTCGATTCGCCGCTTTACAGGGTCGATCTCGTTCTCAAAGCAATGGCCGTCGTCCGCCGCCGTCTCCCGGACGCGCGGCTCCTCGTCGCGGGGTCAGGCCGGCTGCAACCGACGCTCGAACGCCTGGCGGGGCAGCTCGAGATCAGCGATGCCGTCACTTTCCTCGGCTTCCTCGACCGCGCCGCCTTCCGCGACGCCCTCGCCTCGGCCCACGTCTACGTCTCCGTGCCCGCATCCGACGCCACGTCCGTCAGCACGCTCTCGGCGATGGCGGTCGGGTGTTTCCCCGTCCTCTCCGATCTGCCGACGCAACACGAGTGGATAGAAGACGGCGCGAACGGGCTCCTCGTGCCGGTGGGCAACGTCGACGCGCTGGCGGAGGGTATTGTGCGGGCGCTGGAGGACGAAGAGTTGCGGCGACAGGCGGTCGCGCTCAACCGCCGCCGCATCGAGGAACGCGGCCTGTGGGAAAACGAATCGCTGCGCATGGAAGAACTGTACTACGATCTGGCGGATGTTCGCTGA
- a CDS encoding polysaccharide biosynthesis C-terminal domain-containing protein — protein MRFFRDINLVFLTYIANYLLAFAVSVLVARGLGTDGRGVYEIALLTISIAQAVMSLGVGVASLYYINKGTYPLSDLLSNSQFVVLASAALSGLLVLLAAGTFGPRLIEEDLPYWVFVFGVPLFLNLNLLTTFLQAQSRFLAMNSLLLLRPVIMLALLATGLAVGSLDTTNVLVFWSLSVLAAVVLGLLLVGARNLHLGTVFRPDWRVLRAQIRFGVQGQMGNVLQLLNYRFDKYVVLPFAGWSGVGIYGVGVGVTESIWFIANAVAVVLLPRLTSAHSDEAAQFTPVVCRNTLLLSLVAAAGLGVLSPLLLPLFFGEDFSPSVTAVWWLLPGTVALSGTKILSSYIFSQGRPLINTYITIASLAVTLAFDFALIPFFGVPGAAAASSVAYGSSLALSLAVYRRLSGRPIAEALFVRPSDVRMYVDAARTLGSRYLPLPQPAGDAEGPP, from the coding sequence ATGCGCTTCTTTCGTGACATCAACCTCGTCTTCCTGACATACATCGCCAACTACCTGCTGGCGTTCGCCGTCAGCGTCCTCGTCGCGCGCGGGCTCGGCACCGACGGCCGCGGCGTCTACGAGATCGCCCTCCTCACCATCTCCATCGCCCAGGCGGTCATGTCGCTCGGCGTCGGCGTCGCCAGCCTCTACTACATCAATAAGGGAACCTATCCGCTCTCCGACCTGCTGTCGAACAGCCAGTTTGTGGTGCTGGCGTCCGCCGCTCTCAGCGGGCTCCTCGTTCTCCTCGCGGCCGGCACGTTCGGGCCCCGTCTCATCGAAGAGGATCTCCCCTACTGGGTGTTCGTATTCGGCGTGCCCCTGTTCCTCAACCTCAATTTGCTGACCACCTTCCTCCAGGCCCAAAGCCGCTTCTTGGCGATGAACTCGCTGCTCCTGCTGCGTCCCGTCATCATGCTCGCCTTGCTGGCGACGGGGCTTGCTGTGGGCAGCCTCGACACGACGAACGTCCTTGTCTTCTGGTCGCTGTCTGTTCTCGCCGCTGTCGTCCTCGGCCTGCTGCTGGTCGGCGCGCGCAACCTGCATCTCGGCACCGTGTTCCGGCCGGACTGGCGCGTTCTGCGGGCGCAGATCCGCTTCGGCGTGCAGGGGCAGATGGGGAACGTGCTCCAGTTGCTCAACTACCGGTTCGACAAGTACGTCGTCCTGCCGTTTGCCGGCTGGTCGGGAGTGGGGATCTACGGCGTCGGCGTGGGCGTTACCGAGAGCATCTGGTTCATCGCCAACGCCGTCGCCGTCGTGCTGCTGCCGCGGCTCACGAGCGCCCACAGCGACGAGGCGGCGCAGTTCACGCCCGTCGTCTGCCGCAACACGCTGCTCCTGAGCCTCGTCGCCGCCGCCGGGCTGGGCGTCCTTTCGCCGCTGCTGCTGCCGCTCTTCTTCGGGGAAGACTTCTCACCTTCGGTGACGGCTGTTTGGTGGCTGCTGCCGGGGACGGTGGCGCTCAGCGGCACCAAGATACTCTCCAGCTACATATTCAGTCAGGGGCGGCCGCTCATAAACACATACATCACTATCGCCAGCCTTGCCGTTACCCTCGCCTTCGACTTCGCGCTCATACCGTTCTTCGGCGTGCCGGGAGCCGCCGCCGCATCGTCCGTCGCCTACGGCAGCTCGCTCGCGCTCAGCCTCGCCGTCTACCGGCGCCTCTCGGGACGGCCCATCGCCGAGGCGCTGTTCGTGCGGCCCAGCGACGTCAGGATGTACGTCGACGCGGCGCGCACGCTGGGCTCGCGATATCTCCCGCTTCCCCAGCCCGCTGGCGATGCGGAGGGCCCGCCTTGA
- a CDS encoding glycosyltransferase family 4 protein, whose protein sequence is MNVLMISALDVWSLADGKGAPSLYRTLKAYGERGHSVHYLAPLIGANHFGPGGGPPPEPPPLPNVAFTRFSVPSLRCLPLPWPGAVLKADQKLRFAVAFPLIAARRAKTILERESIDLLYAYEVHGALTVRRLRRRWPLPTVCRFQGTVMGPALANPLLRLRRYEEVLALRTPADLYIMTDDGTRGDEVLARLNPRSEDRVRFWRNGLDMGRLVPATPHQAAAARESLGIESDRFVLMTACVLLPWKRVDRAIRALPLVLRERPETVLFVLGDGEERPRLEKLARDLGVAGAVRFEGAVPQEQVVRYLWAADVFLSLNDLSNVGNPLLEAMACGKPIVTLDRGTTERLIRTGETGLLLDSGEAERVAAALLLLANDAALRQAVAAGARAFAEKNFWTWEARLAAELDEVERLVRKT, encoded by the coding sequence ATGAACGTACTCATGATCTCCGCCCTCGACGTGTGGTCGCTCGCCGACGGCAAAGGCGCTCCCAGCCTCTATCGCACGCTCAAGGCCTACGGCGAACGCGGCCACAGCGTCCATTACCTCGCGCCCCTCATCGGCGCCAACCACTTCGGCCCCGGGGGCGGCCCGCCTCCGGAACCCCCGCCGCTGCCGAACGTCGCCTTCACCCGTTTTTCCGTCCCCAGCCTGCGCTGCCTGCCGCTGCCCTGGCCCGGCGCCGTCCTCAAGGCCGACCAGAAGCTGCGATTCGCCGTCGCCTTCCCGCTGATCGCCGCCCGCCGCGCGAAGACGATTCTCGAGCGTGAGAGCATCGACCTCCTGTACGCCTACGAGGTGCACGGCGCGCTCACCGTCCGCCGGTTGCGGCGGCGATGGCCCCTGCCGACGGTCTGCCGCTTCCAGGGCACGGTGATGGGCCCCGCGCTCGCCAATCCCCTCCTGCGCCTGCGCCGCTACGAGGAGGTGCTGGCGCTGCGCACCCCCGCCGACCTCTACATCATGACCGACGACGGCACCCGCGGCGACGAGGTGCTCGCGCGCCTCAATCCGCGCTCGGAGGACCGCGTGCGCTTCTGGCGGAACGGCCTCGATATGGGGCGTCTCGTCCCTGCCACGCCGCACCAGGCCGCCGCCGCCCGCGAATCGCTGGGCATCGAAAGCGACCGCTTTGTCCTCATGACGGCCTGCGTCCTCCTACCCTGGAAGCGGGTCGACCGCGCGATACGGGCGCTGCCCCTCGTCCTTCGCGAACGGCCGGAGACGGTGCTCTTCGTCCTCGGCGACGGCGAGGAGAGGCCGCGCCTCGAAAAGCTGGCGCGCGACCTGGGCGTCGCGGGCGCCGTCCGCTTCGAAGGCGCGGTACCGCAAGAGCAGGTCGTCCGCTATCTCTGGGCCGCCGACGTCTTCCTCTCGCTGAATGACCTCTCGAACGTGGGAAACCCTTTGCTGGAAGCGATGGCCTGCGGCAAGCCGATCGTCACTCTCGACAGGGGGACGACCGAGCGCTTGATCCGTACCGGCGAGACGGGGCTGCTGCTCGACTCGGGCGAGGCGGAGCGCGTGGCGGCGGCGCTGCTCTTGCTGGCGAACGACGCTGCCCTGCGGCAGGCGGTCGCCGCGGGAGCCCGCGCCTTCGCCGAGAAGAACTTCTGGACGTGGGAAGCGCGCCTCGCCGCCGAACTCGACGAGGTGGAGCGGCTGGTGCGGAAGACGTAG